One Rosa chinensis cultivar Old Blush chromosome 5, RchiOBHm-V2, whole genome shotgun sequence genomic region harbors:
- the LOC112168122 gene encoding UDP-glucose 6-dehydrogenase 4, which produces MKPTYINALSSLCDKTNGADIGIVGQLLGEDYRLDNNYMTATLGIGGQELMKDTLYMKYAFSEAGLYHEAMLTKKVAHLDVKRRKEFVQLILRKMLSLRNRRITIFGVTYKSRVLDLTRSPAISVCKALLREGAFLHIYEPSVDEPRIRQLLGNPEAVDIFDDDPIEGCTGTHAVAFLVPMHQLQFNFQGIFNVMTEQPGGRYLFMGWHMNVNFDILRQMGFLVYISGKP; this is translated from the coding sequence ATGAAACCTACCTACATCAACGCTCTATCAAGCTTGTGCGACAAAACAAATGGTGCCGATATAGGCATCGTTGGACAACTACTTGGAGAAGATTATAGACTGGACAACAACTACATGACTGCCACATTAGGAATTGGAGGCCAAGAACTGATGAAAGATACTTTGTACATGAAGTATGCTTTTAGTGAAGCTGGATTGTACCACGAGGCAATGCTGACTAAGAAGGTTGCTCATTTAGACGTGAAGAGGAGAAAGGAGTTTGTTCAGCTAATTTTACGGAAAATGCTCTCACTTAGGAACAGAAGGATTACCATATTCGGAGTCACGTATAAGAGCCGGGTTCTCGATCTCACAAGATCACCCGCGATTAGCGTATGCAAAGCCCTACTGAGAGAGGGTGCTTTCCTCCACATATATGAGCCGTCAGTAGATGAGCCAAGAATCCGGCAACTTCTTGGTAATCCTGAAGCAGTGGACATTTTCGATGATGATCCTATAGAGGGATGTACTGGCACACATGCAGTTGCATTTTTGGTGCCAATGCACCAGCTACAATTTAATTTTCAAGGAATATTCAATGTGATGACAGAACAACCAGGAGGTCGATATTTGTTTATGGGTTGGCACATGAATGTCAATTTCGACATTCTGAGACAGATGGGCTTCCTAGTTTATATTAGTGGAAAACCTTAG